One Pyrus communis chromosome 4, drPyrComm1.1, whole genome shotgun sequence genomic region harbors:
- the LOC137730438 gene encoding uncharacterized protein, with amino-acid sequence MERQMLDASAGGALVDKTSGAAKVLIANRAHNAQQYEGVGQRDPPRPQVNEVSSMPEIQSQLANLTSIVSHLAEGMKIHGPSVCGVCSMQGHANDQCPKLIENGGWESANAVGFGNQNQPRHDPYSNTYNPGWRDHPNFKWRDPQQPQQQGGFRQQPPGFYTKPFVPNQNQVQSAPTTSGMSLDNDQVVKLLTTLTQEVQTQNKERQIQDKWVDNLEKQMGQIAEFMGQIREQGRLPSSTVMNPKGGFETAKAIMLRSGKKVGTDSNTSKSSQDEEDKLLQEEAQGAKPTAKDDQTLPNSSSPPKPSQTTKVSPNSTFSSSIPLNVPFPGRFRQSKKEEAEKDILETFRKVQVNIPLLDAIKQVPRYAKFLKELCTTRRRISNKEVVQDFLDSLERDTLETTIAQGIGQKSGFAVPRSVEEAEIVAALESLPQHHGSTNSK; translated from the exons atggaacgccaaatgcttgatgcctcggcgggaggtgcgttggtggataaaacttCGGGGGCTGCAAAAGTTCTAATTGCCAACCGAGCACataatgcacaacaatacgaaggtgttggacaaagagaccccccacggccacaagtgaatgaggtaagttctatgcCCGAAATTCAATCCCAATTAGCTAACCTTACTTCTATTGTTTCTCATTTGGCCGAGGGAATGAAGATTCATGGACCAAGtgtgtgtggcgtgtgctctatgcaaggacatGCCAACGATCAATGCCCtaaattgattgagaatgggggttgggaatctgccaatgccgtgggttttgggaaccaaaatcaaccacgccatgatccatactctaatacctacaatccggggtggagggaccatccaaatttcaaatggcgggatcctcaacaaccccaacaacaaggaggatttaggcagcaaccaccGGGCTTTTATACAAAGCCATTCGTCCCCAATCAAAACCaagtgcaatctgccccaacaacctcaggtatgtctttggataatgatcaagttgttaagttacttactactttgacgcaggaagtacaaactcaaaataaggagagacaaatccaagacaaaTGGGTGGAtaatttggagaagcaaatgggtcaaattgccgagtttatggggcaaattagagaacaaggcagattgcctagttcaaccgttatgaacccgaagggaggatttgaaaccgctaaggccatcatgttgagaagtggtaaaaaGGTTGGAACGGACTCAAATACATCCAAATCAAGTCAAGACGAGGAGGAcaagttgctgcaagaagaagcaCAGGGAGCAAAGCCCACGGCCAAGGATGACCAAACCTTGCCGAATTCATCTAGTCCTCCTAAACcgtcccaaaccaccaaggtaagtcccaaTTCGActttttctagttctattccactaaatgtgccctttcctggcaggtttaggcaatcaaagaaggaagaagccgagaaggacattctagagacctttcggaaagttcaagtcaatatcccgctccttgatgcgattaagcaagtcccgaggtatgctaagtttttaaaagaactttgtacaacaaggagaaggatttcaaacaaggaggtggttcaa gattttctcgattctttggagagggatacacttgaaacaacaattgcacaaggaattgggcaaaaatctggttttgccgtgcctagaagtgtgGAGGAGGCCGAgatagtggctgcccttgagtcactaCCTCAACACCATG